Proteins co-encoded in one uncultured Draconibacterium sp. genomic window:
- a CDS encoding glycoside hydrolase family 2 TIM barrel-domain containing protein, with amino-acid sequence MIKRIFVLYLILLCTNVGIAQRIDFSINSVWRFHKGDVEGAVADIDAEKWEIVNIPHTWNASDAFDEEPGYYRGVGWYTKALKVPMEWKGKKVVIYFEGANQTTDVFVNGTAVGNHIGGYTAFSFDLSEHLEYGEINTIAVKVDNSMDSDVPPLSADFTFYGGIYRNVRIIVAESVHFDLTNNASDGIFIETPEVNEQNAKVNIRGSVENSTSDTRRVIIETLIVDKNNRFIISKSVTKTLASDSKTDFQIEDLSVSNPKLWSPDNPYLYQVSTIIKEDREDGAVLDKLVLPLGLRWIDFDAEGKFLLNGKPLKLIGANRHQDFQGKGNALSDDYHYNDYKHIKELGFNFVRLAHYPQAPEVYRTCDELGILVWSEIPIVNAITESEPFEQNCLNMQKEHIRQTYNHPSVVLYGYMNEQFLLLDYLRISKSEKEQKAKKLWH; translated from the coding sequence ATGATAAAAAGAATATTTGTTTTATACCTGATCTTACTTTGTACGAATGTTGGCATTGCTCAACGGATCGATTTTTCGATTAATTCGGTGTGGAGATTTCACAAGGGAGATGTTGAAGGTGCTGTTGCAGATATAGATGCCGAAAAATGGGAAATTGTTAATATCCCGCATACCTGGAATGCGAGTGATGCATTTGATGAAGAACCCGGCTATTACAGGGGAGTTGGTTGGTATACCAAAGCTTTGAAGGTGCCCATGGAGTGGAAAGGCAAAAAGGTTGTAATTTATTTTGAAGGAGCAAACCAAACAACCGATGTTTTTGTAAACGGAACAGCAGTAGGAAATCATATTGGCGGATACACCGCGTTCTCGTTTGATTTGTCGGAACATCTAGAATACGGAGAGATAAATACGATTGCAGTAAAAGTTGATAATTCAATGGATTCGGATGTTCCTCCGTTAAGTGCAGACTTTACCTTTTATGGCGGTATCTATCGCAATGTGAGAATTATTGTTGCCGAGTCAGTTCATTTCGATTTAACTAATAATGCTTCGGATGGAATATTTATTGAAACACCGGAGGTTAACGAGCAAAACGCAAAGGTTAACATACGGGGAAGTGTAGAAAATAGCACATCTGATACCAGGAGAGTTATTATTGAAACTTTAATTGTTGATAAAAATAACAGGTTTATAATCAGTAAGTCAGTAACAAAAACGCTTGCCTCGGATAGTAAAACCGATTTCCAGATAGAAGATCTTTCCGTTAGCAATCCGAAACTTTGGAGTCCGGATAATCCATATTTATATCAGGTCAGCACAATAATAAAAGAGGATAGGGAAGATGGTGCTGTTTTGGATAAGTTGGTTCTTCCATTGGGACTTCGGTGGATTGATTTTGATGCTGAGGGAAAATTCCTGCTAAATGGAAAACCACTAAAACTCATCGGAGCAAATCGTCATCAGGACTTTCAAGGGAAAGGTAATGCTCTTTCTGATGATTACCACTACAACGATTATAAACATATAAAAGAGTTGGGATTCAATTTTGTACGATTGGCACATTATCCGCAAGCACCTGAGGTATATCGTACCTGCGATGAGCTTGGTATATTGGTTTGGTCTGAGATTCCGATTGTGAATGCAATTACAGAATCGGAGCCATTTGAACAAAACTGTTTGAATATGCAAAAAGAGCATATCCGCCAAACCTACAATCATCCGAGTGTTGTTTTATACGGGTACATGAATGAACAATTTCTGTTACTTGACTATTTAAGAATATCGAAATCAGAAAAAGAACAAAAAGCAAAAAAATTGTGGCATTAG